One part of the Lycium ferocissimum isolate CSIRO_LF1 chromosome 8, AGI_CSIRO_Lferr_CH_V1, whole genome shotgun sequence genome encodes these proteins:
- the LOC132066754 gene encoding transcription factor bHLH18-like has protein sequence MDDLALIFSHHKTTTTSRKRLHEDDEKADANLACLISFSNSQQYSAISNINHQIETFLIPKAEPNTISFSQINENINIGAQFGGRRTGEQAQEHLLAERKRRQKITKLFVSLASLLPGLNKMDKASILEGATTLITQLRERAETMQHHHLEAKTNNEKKETPPVKARNYEHESSIDMMSTLPEVEVRSLEDELLITIYCKKQQTAGNIDEILSVIHKLHLTIKSSNFIPFGSTAMHITVVAQMNNKFCETTTNYLADRLRQSILKM, from the exons ATGGACGATCTTGCTCTTATCTTTTCTCATCATAAGACTACCACCACTTCAAGAAAACGACTTCACGAAGATGATGAAAAGGCAGATGCTAATTTGGCTTGCTTAATTTCATTCAGCAACTCACAACAATATTCAGCCATATCCAATATTAACCATCAGATCGAAACTTTCTTAATCCCAAAGGCTGAGCCAAATACTATAAGTTTCTCACAGATTAATGAGAATATTAATATTGGTGCACAATTTGGAGGCAGAAGGACCGGAGAGCAAGCACAAGAACATTTGTTAGCTGAAAGAAAAAGACGACAAAAGATAACTAAGTTATTCGTCTCTTTGGCCTCTCTCCTTCCTGGCCTCAACAAg ATGGACAAGGCATCAATTCTTGAAGGAGCAACCACTCTCATTACACAACTTCGTGAAAGGGCAGAAACAATGCAACATCATCATTTGGAGGCCAAAACAaacaatgagaaaaaagaaactcCTCCGGTGAAGGCAAGAAATTATGAACATGAATCTTCCATTGACATGATGAGTACTTTACCAGAAGTTGAAGTAAGAAGTTTAGAAGATGAGTTGCTGATTACAATATACTGCAAAAAGCAACAAACTGCAGGAAATATAGATGAAATATTAAGTGTGATTCACAAGCTTCATCTGACTATCAAGAGCAGCAATTTCATTCCATTTGGCAGCACAGCAATGCATATTACAGTTGTTGCTCAG